The window CAGCTTCTTCTACATAAGTACAAACATCTTGGGATCTAACAAATAAAAGGCGGATACGTTTGTCTTCAGAGACATAGGTGAGTTCTTTGGAACCCTCGGATGGCAAATTTTTAAGCCACCCTTTGGATAACAAAAGAAGTGCTGTTTCTTCGGCAAGCCTACCTTTCGGAAGAGCCAAAGTTAACATAGGTTAGTTTTTACCGAGTTTGAGGAGTAAATAACTGCTAAGGAGTTTTACATCTTCCCCAGATTCTGCCCCATCAAGTTTGACTGCTTTTTCAAGGTATTGTTTCGCAGAAGATTTATCTCCTGTGAGATACGACAATCGACCTGCTTGGTAGTACGACCATGCTTTAAACCCATTCAATTCACGAGCAGGTTCTATCACTGATGCCGCAATTTTATAATTTTCCAAAGATTTGGCATTGTTTTTTTCACGTTCGCGGTAATTGCCCGCAATGTAAAAATAAAGTGCTTTGATTTCTTTCGGAGTATCAATTTTTTTTGCAGCATCTTCTAAATAAGTCGCGGCCTTTCCAAAATCACCTTTTTCTGCATTCAGTTTGGAAAGATCTTTCCAAACTCGAAGTTCCATTCGACCCGTACTTTGGTTCTGTAAAAATACTTCCAAACTTTGGATCTGTGCATCCAAACTTACATTTGCTTTTTGGTGAGTGAGTTTAAGGTCTTCTAAAGTTACGGTCTCTTTTTCAAACAAGTATTGTCTGTATTCAAAAAACCCAATCACACAAGCTAACACAATAATAGCGGAAGTAAGACTGATAAAAACAGCCTTACGATTCTTTGCTAAAAAATGTGTGAACTTTAAAAAAGCGAGTTCGGCCTTTGAACCTTCAAAATCAGCGAACTCATCCTTTTGGATGAGTTCCGCTTGTTTTTTTTGTTCGATGATGTTCTTTTTATGAAACTTATCCATAGACCTATCGGTTTTGGTTTAAATTCATAAAAGATCCGATGGATTCACGTGAAGGTTGGTTGTCTTCCTTCATGTATTTTGCCATCTCTTCTCTCTCAACGGCTTTATCAAAGTCTTTGATCGAGAGGGAGATCTTTTTATTATTCGGTTCAATCTTCACAACTACGGTGCGAACGGAATCGCCCACTTTGTAAAGGTCTTCTAACTTGATATTACGACCGTCTGGGATTTCAGAGATATGAACAAGTCCTTCGTAACCTGGTTCTACTTCTACGAAAACACCGAAACTAACAATCGACTTCACACGACCTTCCACAAGTGTACCCGGTGGGTATTTTTTGCGAAGTGCTTCGTATGGGTGTTCCGAAAGTTGTTTGAGTCCACAACTAATGCGTTGTGCATCTAAGTTCACATCGAGGATTTTGTATTGAACCGATTGGCCTTTTTTTAAGAGGTTTAATGGGTTCTTTTCTTTTTCATCCCAAGTGATATCAGAGATGTGAATGAGTCCTTCGATTCCACTTTCTACTTCTACGAAAGCACCGTATTTCGTGATTCCAGTGATTTTCCCTTCGAGCACGTTGCCAGCTCGAACGTTCGCAGAAAGAGCTTCCCATGGGTTAGGAAGGAGTTGTTTGAGTCCGAGAGACAAACGTCTTGCTTCGAAATCAATGTCTAAAATTTCAGAATCTACTTCTTGGCCTTTTTTCAAAACATCTTTTGGATGAGGTGGTTTTTTTGCCCAAGAAAGTTCTGTTGTATGGATGAGTCCTTCCAAACCTTCTTTGAGTTCTACGAAAGCACCAAAATTAGTAAGGGAAGTCACGATTCCGCGAACCACCATTCCTTTTTCGAGTTCTTTCTTTGCCCAAGCCCAAGGATCTTCATACAACTGTTTGATGCCAAGGGAAAGTTTGTTATTTTCCTTATCAACTTCGAGTACGATGACTTCGACTTCTGCGCCGATGTTGAAGTATTGTTTGAAAGGAGCAAATTTTTTATAAGAGATATCGTTTTGGCGAAGAAGACCCACTACATCATAAACAGAAAGGAAAACACCGAAGTTTGCGATCTTCACCACTTTTCCGTTTACTTTGTCTCCGACTTTGACTTTGCCTAGGAGTTCTTCCCATTTCTCGCCGTTGATTTCGTCGAGGAGTGTTTTTCGAGACACCACACCGGTTCTTGTCTTTTCGTT of the Leptospira biflexa serovar Patoc strain 'Patoc 1 (Paris)' genome contains:
- a CDS encoding 30S ribosomal protein S1, whose product is MNSTNPSSPKNETTSFGELLEKWESQSQAQEQENSAGKGTLIEGTVVDVIGDTVFLDIGEKLEARVSREDFSETPKRGEKVSAIIKKRVDGYCVLSKKEADQRVGWETIKDASQNGYPLSGKIVGEVKNKGYLVESEGIQLFLPASHVGVRFKESTEGGKEFSFKIIELNEKTRTGVVSRKTLLDEINGEKWEELLGKVKVGDKVNGKVVKIANFGVFLSVYDVVGLLRQNDISYKKFAPFKQYFNIGAEVEVIVLEVDKENNKLSLGIKQLYEDPWAWAKKELEKGMVVRGIVTSLTNFGAFVELKEGLEGLIHTTELSWAKKPPHPKDVLKKGQEVDSEILDIDFEARRLSLGLKQLLPNPWEALSANVRAGNVLEGKITGITKYGAFVEVESGIEGLIHISDITWDEKEKNPLNLLKKGQSVQYKILDVNLDAQRISCGLKQLSEHPYEALRKKYPPGTLVEGRVKSIVSFGVFVEVEPGYEGLVHISEIPDGRNIKLEDLYKVGDSVRTVVVKIEPNNKKISLSIKDFDKAVEREEMAKYMKEDNQPSRESIGSFMNLNQNR